In the genome of Acetomicrobium thermoterrenum DSM 13490, one region contains:
- the pduB gene encoding propanediol utilization microcompartment protein PduB: MEQDIMQKVMDEVMKRLGSGSTVVTPEKAAQEKEKCETPNVSVQSVVGVTEYVGISEGDTIGLVVANVEPMLQEKLGIDKKFRSVGIFSARTGAGPQIMAADEAVKATNTEIVSLELPRDTKGGAGHGSLIIFGAEDVSDARRAIEVALKDLRRTFGDVYANDAGHLEFQYTARASYACNKAFNAPVGRAFGLIVGAPAGIGFVMSDTALKAAEVDLIDYLSPTKGLSLTNEVVITFTGDSGAVRQALIAARMIGKKLLGAMGAEPKSVTTPYI, encoded by the coding sequence ATGGAACAGGATATCATGCAAAAGGTCATGGACGAAGTTATGAAACGCCTCGGAAGCGGCAGCACTGTCGTAACCCCCGAGAAGGCTGCGCAAGAAAAGGAGAAGTGTGAAACGCCAAATGTAAGCGTACAGAGCGTCGTTGGCGTTACCGAATACGTCGGCATCTCCGAGGGCGACACCATAGGCCTGGTCGTGGCCAACGTTGAGCCTATGCTTCAGGAAAAGTTGGGCATAGACAAAAAATTCAGATCCGTGGGGATCTTTTCGGCCAGAACAGGTGCAGGGCCTCAAATAATGGCTGCCGATGAGGCGGTAAAAGCTACCAATACCGAGATAGTGTCCTTAGAGCTTCCCAGGGATACCAAAGGTGGAGCCGGTCACGGATCGTTGATAATTTTCGGGGCGGAGGACGTATCCGATGCAAGGAGAGCCATTGAGGTGGCTTTGAAGGACTTGCGCCGCACCTTCGGAGATGTTTATGCGAATGACGCAGGACATCTTGAATTTCAATATACTGCCAGGGCCAGCTATGCCTGCAATAAAGCCTTCAACGCGCCTGTCGGAAGGGCCTTCGGATTAATAGTGGGAGCTCCTGCAGGCATTGGTTTCGTCATGAGCGATACGGCTTTAAAGGCCGCTGAAGTTGATTTGATCGATTATTTGTCGCCTACAAAAGGATTATCCCTTACGAACGAAGTGGTTATAACCTTCACGGGTGATTCCGGCGCCGTTCGGCAGGCTTTGATAGCGGCAAGAATGATAGGTAAAAAGCTGCTTGGCGCAATGGGTGCCGAGCCCAAATCGGTTACGACCCCTTACATTTAG
- a CDS encoding BMC domain-containing protein, protein MNGEALGMIETKGLVGAIEAADAMVKAANVRLIGYEKIGSGLVTVMVRGDVGAVKAAVDAGAASAKRVGEIVSVHVIPRPHSDTEKLLPKLG, encoded by the coding sequence GTGAATGGAGAAGCGTTGGGAATGATCGAAACAAAGGGACTGGTCGGAGCCATCGAGGCTGCCGATGCAATGGTCAAAGCAGCGAACGTCAGACTTATCGGCTACGAGAAAATTGGTTCGGGCCTGGTTACCGTAATGGTTCGCGGTGACGTTGGAGCGGTGAAGGCAGCGGTTGATGCGGGAGCGGCCTCGGCGAAACGTGTAGGCGAGATAGTTTCGGTTCACGTCATTCCAAGGCCACACAGTGATACCGAGAAGCTTTTGCCTAAACTGGGCTAA